In Treponema primitia ZAS-2, a genomic segment contains:
- a CDS encoding branched-chain amino acid ABC transporter permease — protein MKERTKNTLIPGIFAAALVCVPTLLIRINLIDAYTAQILTMGGVNALLAISVNTITGITGQLSLGQAGFMVIGAYSCIALTLDLHIPMGLSAVLAALITAFFGLIIGFPTLKLTGDYLAIVTLGFGEIIRVILTNMRSLTGGANGRRFTTIMTSRGDLAFLGVTASLALILILLQNFLRSSYGRVIMAVREDEVAANSNGVSVFRYKMVGFVIASFIAGIGGSLYAMVIGFVKPDAASFNRSIDYLIFVVLGGMGSMTGSVIAAYILTYLQEFLRFLRDYRLLIYPLILIFVMLFRPQGLLGMKELSFVRLVSRFAAFLRAKIGKGGAHAK, from the coding sequence ATGAAAGAACGTACCAAAAACACCCTTATCCCGGGGATCTTTGCAGCAGCTTTAGTGTGCGTACCAACCCTGCTCATACGGATTAATCTCATCGACGCCTATACCGCACAAATACTCACCATGGGGGGTGTTAACGCCCTGCTGGCCATCAGCGTGAACACTATTACTGGTATCACAGGCCAGCTTTCCCTGGGCCAGGCGGGGTTCATGGTCATCGGGGCCTATTCCTGCATTGCCCTGACCCTGGACCTGCATATCCCCATGGGGCTCAGCGCCGTTTTGGCCGCCCTGATCACCGCTTTTTTCGGTCTGATCATCGGCTTTCCCACCCTGAAACTTACCGGGGACTACCTGGCCATCGTGACCCTGGGCTTCGGCGAGATTATCCGGGTCATTCTCACCAACATGCGTTCCCTCACCGGAGGCGCCAACGGCAGACGCTTTACCACCATCATGACCAGCCGGGGGGACCTGGCTTTCCTTGGGGTTACCGCAAGCCTGGCCCTGATCCTGATCCTACTGCAGAATTTTCTCCGGTCCAGCTACGGCAGGGTGATCATGGCGGTGCGGGAAGACGAGGTGGCCGCCAATTCCAACGGGGTCTCGGTGTTCCGCTACAAGATGGTAGGTTTTGTGATTGCCTCCTTTATCGCCGGCATCGGGGGCAGCCTCTACGCCATGGTGATAGGCTTTGTAAAGCCTGACGCCGCTTCCTTTAACCGCAGCATCGACTACCTGATCTTCGTGGTCCTGGGGGGCATGGGTTCCATGACCGGCTCGGTGATAGCCGCCTATATCCTCACCTACCTTCAGGAATTTCTCCGTTTCCTCCGGGACTACCGGCTCCTGATCTACCCCTTGATCCTGATCTTCGTCATGCTCTTCCGGCCCCAGGGCCTTCTGGGCATGAAGGAACTGTCCTTCGTCCGCCTGGTCAGCCGCTTCGCAGCATTCTTACGCGCTAAAATCGGTAAGGGGGGCGCCCATGCAAAGTGA